In Rhodamnia argentea isolate NSW1041297 chromosome 11, ASM2092103v1, whole genome shotgun sequence, one genomic interval encodes:
- the LOC115736305 gene encoding uncharacterized protein LOC115736305, with translation MSALPSSFVSGSTKNPPSSFVPGLKPVDHCPMKLSSGTVSVNSRVHGKVKLTVRRNPFTVQAIGDDGRPSSAGIFVGGFVLGGLIVGALGCVYAPQISKALAGADRKDLMRRLPKFIYDEEKALERTRKILAEKIEQLNSAIDEVSAQLRADDPPNGTAVSSDEIEASI, from the exons ATGAGCGCTCTTCCCAGTTCTTTCGTTTCGGGCTCGACCAAGAATCCACCCAGCAGCTTCGTTCCTG GTTTAAAGCCGGTGGACCACTGCCCTATGAAGTTGAGCTCTGGCACTGTTTCTGTTAATAGCAGAGTTCACGGAAAAGTAAAGCTTACAGTGCGTAGAAATCCATTTACTGTTCAAGCAAT TGGGGATGATGGCAGACCAAGCAGTGCGGGTATATTTGTTGGTGGATTTGTGTTGGGTGGACTTATTGTTGGAGCATTAGGTTGTGTGTATGCACCACAG ATAAGTAAAGCCCTAGCAGGCGCTGATAGAAAGGATCTAATGAGGAGACTGCCAAAATTCATATATGATGAGGAGAAAGCTTTGGAG AGAACTCGCAAGATATTGGCCGAGAAGATTGAGCAGCTGAATTCCGCCATAGATGAAGTTTCTGCTCAGCTGCGAGCAGACGATCCTCCCAACGGAACTGCAGTAAGTTCCGATGAAATTGAAGCTTCCATATGA
- the LOC115736463 gene encoding MLO protein homolog 1-like gives MAPKAGDERSLKETPTWAVAVVSAMFIIISIVIEYGIHSLEKWFSKRHKKAMIEALVKIKSELMLLGFISLLITVGTQPISMVCIAEKYAKIMLPCKREDKGKLDKDKDPGNGRKLLWDDEDVLWRRSLAPGDTGGHCSKHGKVPLISTSGVHQLHIFIFVLAVFHVLYSVITICLAKAKMKKWKAWEEETTSLEYQFNNDPSRFRLTHQTSFVRRHSGLSTTPGIRWIVAFFRQFFGSVSKVDYLTMRHGFINAHLAPNSKFDFHKYIKRSMEDDFKVVVGISIPLWICCILFELSNVYGKTALCKPPSPTGILAINIEICTNRMIPLFILQTHLPYQSSLSYLILLLVGTKLELVIMEMAHQIQDKTTVVKGAPIVEPNNKYFWFNRPDFILFLIHLTLFQNAFQMSNFLWTWYEFGMNSCFHKRVVEVFTRVFLGVVLQFVCSYITFPLYALVTQMGSHMKKAIFEEQTARALKNWQRAARERKKQRQKEGDQSVSQHSGFMSPDQTPSRGSSPLHLLHKHNHNSSTNDLESVLNSPRSYTSETELSDYEGPPPPTHFPDHHHQQVPDQHGGRQDNNNGRHKGGDIQNDFSFSHG, from the exons ATGGCTCCTAAAGCAGGAGATGAGAGGTCACTGAAGGAGACACCCACTTGGGCAGTCGCAGTCGTGTCTGCCATGTTTATTATCATCTCGATTGTGATCGAGTATGGCATccattctcttgaaaag TGGTTTTCGAAGCGCCATAAGAAGGCCATGATCGAGGCTCTAGTGAAAATCAAATCTG AGCTGATGCTACTGGGCTTCATATCTCTGCTCATCACTGTGGGTACGCAACCCATCTCTATGGTATGTATTGCTGAGAAATACGCGAAGATCATGCTTCCTTGTAAAAGGGAGGACAAGGGGAAGCTCGACAAAGACAAGGATCCCGGTAATGGGAGAAAATTGCTGTGGGACGATGAGGATGTCTTGTGGCGACGATCTCTAGCTCCTGGAGACACCGGCGGCCATTGTTCCAAACAT GGCAAGGTACCATTGATTTCGACGTCAGGGGTGCACCAGTTGCACATTTTCATATTCGTGCTCGCCGTCTTTCATGTTCTCTACAGCGTCATCACCATTTGCCTGGCAAAAGCCAAA ATGAAGAAATGGAAGGCATGGGAAGAGGAGACAACTTCCCTGGAGTATCAGTTTAACAATG ATCCTTCAAGATTCAGATTGACTCATCAAACATCTTTCGTTAGACGACATAGTGGCCTTTCGACAACTCCTGGCATCAGATGGATT GTGGCATTCTTCAGGCAGTTCTTTGGTTCAGTCTCAAAGGTTGACTATTTGACAATGAGGCATGGATTCATCAAT GCTCATTTAGCTCCAAACAGCAAATTCGACTTTCACAAATACATTAAGAGGTCTATGGAAGATGACTTCAAAGTGGTTGTGGGAATCAG TATACCCTTATGGATTTGCTGCATCCTCTTTGAGCTCTCCAATGTCTACGGTAAGACAGCTTTGTGCAAACCACCATCTCCCACAGGCATCCTCGCGATTAATATCGAGATTTGTACTAACAGGATGattcccctttttattttgcagaCTCATTTGCCCTATCAATCATCTCTTTCCTACCTC ATACTACTGCTAGTTGGTACCAAGCTCGAACTTGTTATAATGGAGATGGCTCATCAAATTCAAGATAAAACCACCGTGGTGAAAGGAGCTCCGATCGTAGAGCCTAACAACAAGTACTTCTGGTTCAACCGGCCGGACTTCATATTGTTCTTGATACATTTAACTTTGTTCCAG AATGCATTTCAGATGTCCAACTTTCTCTGGACATGG TACGAGTTCGGCATGAATTCATGCTTCCACAAGCGAGTGGTTGAGGTCTTCACACGAGTTTTTCTCGGCGTGGTCCTTCAATTTGTGTGCAGCTACATCACCTTCCCCCTCTATGCACTAGTAACCCAG ATGGGGTCGCACATGAAGAAGGCGATATTCGAGGAGCAGACGGCAAGGGCGCTGAAGAACTGGCAGAGAGCGGCAAGGGAGAGGAAGAAGCAGAGGCAGAAGGAAGGAGACCAATCGGTGTCGCAGCACTCGGGGTTCATGAGCCCCGACCAGACGCCGAGCCGCGGCTCGTCGCCCCTGCACTTGCTCCACAAGCACAACCACAACTCCTCCACCAACGACTTGGAGAGCGTGCTCAACTCTCCCAGGAGCTACACCTCTGAGACTGAGCTCTCTGATTATGAAGGCCCTCCTCCTCCAACCCATTTCCCTgaccatcatcatcaacaagTTCCAGATCAACATGGAGGGCGACAGGACAACAACAATGGCCGCCACAAGGGGGGTGATATCCAGAACGATTTCTCATTCTCTCATGGTTAA
- the LOC115736303 gene encoding MLO-like protein 10 — translation MAGSDSSGSQARELDQTPTWAVAIVCAAFIVISLVLEKFLHKVGTWLTERHKRALYEALDKVKSELMILGFISLLLTFGQSYVSRICIPQKVADTMLPCRKDNKYDKSLKGGQRKLLWYERRSLAAGSYAPSCKMGQEPLISINGLHQLHILIFFLAVFHVLYSAITMTLGRLKIRGWKQWEQETTSHDYEFSNDPSRFRLAHETSFIRAHTSFWTRTPIFFYIGCFFRQFFKSVGKADYLALRNGFITVHLAPGSKFNFQKYIKRSLEDDFKVIVGVSPVLWASFVIFLLLNVRGWQALFWASLIPVVIILAVGTKLQAILTKMALEIIDRHAVVQGIPLVQASDRYFWFGRPQLVLQLIHFALFQNAFQITYFLWIWYSFGLKSCFHANFTLAVIKAGLGVGVLFVCSYITLPLYALVTQMGSCTKKSIFDEQTSRALRKWHMAAKKRRLGKGGKSSAAAAVALGGSVSSSPSLANASGRTLRRFRTTGHSTRSHSYDDHDVSDYDADTLSPTSSTAANLITRADHGDDDHTIKIGDSHREEGTGNGDDFSFVKLAPQREP, via the exons ATGGCAGGATCGGACAGCAGCGGTTCCCAGGCGAGAGAGCTGGATCAGACCCCAACATGGGCTGTGGCGATTGTTTGTGCTGCATTCATCGTCATCTCTCTCGTGTTGGAGAAGTTCCTGCACAAAGTTGGAACG TGGCTCACAGAGAGGCACAAGAGAGCTTTATATGAGGCTCTGGACAAGGTCAAATCGG AGCTGATGATCCTGGGCTTCATTTCATTGCTCCTCACTTTCGGTCAGAGTTATGTATCTAGAATATGCATTCCCCAAAAGGTCGCAGACACTATGTTGCCGTGCCGCAAGGACAATAAATACGACAAGTCCTTGAAAGGAGGACAGCGGAAACTTCTGTGGTACGAGAGGAGATCCTTGGCTGCCGGTAGCTACGCTCCTAGTTGCAAGATG GGGCAAGAACCGCTTATATCAATCAACGGATTGCATCAGCTTCACATCCTGATATTCTTCTTGGCAGTGTTTCACGTGCTGTACAGCGCAATCACAATGACACTCGGGCGACTGAAG ATTCGTGGCTGGAAGCAATGGGAACAAGAAACCACATCGCACGACTACGAGTTCTCCAATG ATCCATCTCGATTCAGGCTCGCTCATGAGACCTCCTTCATTAGAGCGCACACCAGTTTCTGGACGAGAACTCCCATCTTCTTCTACATT GGATGCTTCTTTAGGCAGTTTTTCAAGTCTGTCGGTAAGGCGGACTACCTGGCGCTGCGCAACGGTTTCATCACC GTCCATTTAGCGCCAGGAAGTAAATTTAACTTCCAAAAGTACATCAAGAGGTCATTAGAAGACGATTTCAAGGTCATAGTAGGAGTAAG CCCTGTGTTGTGGGCGTCATTCGTTATCTTCTTGCTTCTAAATGTCAGAG GATGGCAGGCACTGTTTTGGGCATCACTGATCCCTGTGGTC ATAATCTTGGCTGTCGGGACAAAGcttcaagctatcttgacgaaGATGGCCCTCGAAATTATCGATAGACATGCTGTGGTCCAAGGAATTCCTCTTGTGCAGGCTTCGGATAGATACTTTTGGTTCGGTCGCCCTCAGCTAGTTCTTCAACTGATCCACTTCGCTTTGTTTCAG AATGCATTCCAGATAACATACTTCCTGTGGATTTGG TACTCGTTCGGGTTGAAATCTTGCTTCCATGCAAACTTCACACTTGCTGTCATCAAAGCGGGTTTAGG TGTGGGTGTGCTATTTGTGTGCAGCTAcatcactctccctctctatgCTCTTGTCACTCAG atGGGGTCGTGCACGAAGAAATCGATCTTTGATGAGCAAACCTCAAGGGCGCTTAGGAAGTGGCACATGGCTGCGAAGAAGAGGAGGCTCGGCAAGGGCGGGAAGTCCTCTGCAGCCGCCGCCGTGGCCCTCGGCGGAAGCGTGAGCTCGAGCCCCTCGCTCGCCAACGCCTCCGGGCGCACCCTCCGCCGCTTCAGAACCACCGGACACTCGACCCGCTCGCACTCGTACGACGACCACGACGTGTCCGACTACGACGCCGACACCTTGTCGCCGACATCGTCGACAGCAGCTAATCTGATCACCAGGGCGGATCACGGCGATGACGACCACACTATCAAGATCGGCGATTCCCATAGGGAGGAGGGAACCGGCAACGGGGACGACTTCTCGTTCGTCAAGCTGGCCCCGCAAAGAGAGCCGTGA